The Chitinivibrionales bacterium genome segment TTTGGCAAGAATGGCCTCTCCCTTTTCGATTGCAAGATCGCAATACTGATAAAATTCATCTTCTCTCTTATCGGTTTCATAATACACCATCCACGAGTAGATCGCGGCAGCATAAAAGAAATAACCCGCAGGATGATCCGGAAATTTCTTAATAACTTTCCTGGCTTCCTGCTCTGCCCGGCTGAATTTCTCTTTATATATATAATCGATTGACGCTAAACAGGAATGGTGCATTTCTGAAGAAAGCAGTGCAACATCAGCGGAATGCACGCCAAATATAAGTACCGCAGCTAAAACAAGAAAATCAATTGATTTAATCCTTGGGAGATGCATCTTTTTCCGAAGAACTCTGGTCTGCAATTGTAGCCCACCTGTTATAATAACGATCCCACTTGCCCCATTCTCTGTGGTATCGATATTTTCTTCTGATTTTTTTAGGAACACCCTTTAAAAAATAAAAATCAACAACGGCTTTTCTGCTATATTTACTTTCAGTATACTTTTTATATTCGACAATTGAATAATAGGTTGAATCGAGAAGGCTTGAATCAGGAATTTCATGTGTTATGGTAGCCAGATCATCCTTAACAATCGTCTCGAGCTTCTCCTTAATTCCCCCCTCTGTTTCTACTATACAATTTATGAGAAACAATAACAAGGCTGGACCAACATAGAGCAGAATTCTTCTGATTTTAACGTGCTGTTTCATATTGCAAAACCCGAAATTATTCAATTTTTATTGACACACCATGGAATAATTATTCAACGAAATCCGAATCAAAAATATTTACCTGCTTTTCAATATCAAAAAGATGAACCCTTCTTCCATCAACAAACACATTAACTTTCTGATTAAGTTGTATGTCTGCTTCCCGGGTAATCAGAAATCGCAATGTAACATCATTTTCCGATTTACCGACAATCAAACTACGGTCGCCGAGTGATTCAATAAGCTCGACAGTCATATAAAAGGAAGTATCCGAATACCGCCTGGCTGCCCGATGTTCAAGATAGGAGATATTCTGCGGTCGAATGCCCACCTTTACCGGTCGATTCATAAACGAGACCGCTTTTTCTGCCCGTTGACGATCAAGCGCTAAAAAGCCGATCTGTGTCTCCACGCCGATATGGCTATCCTTTTCTGCAACAGTTCCATCGATAAAATTCATTACCGGACTGCCTATAAACCGGGCGGAAAACATGGTTTTCGGATGATCGTATACCAGACGAGGTTCGTCATATTGCTCAAGGACTCCTCTGCAAAGGAGTGCTATGCGTTCACTCATTGTCATTGCTTCAACCTGATTGTGTGTTACATAAATGATTGTCTTTCCTACCTGCTGATGAATCCGTTTGAGTTCTTCCATGGCCATTTCACGTAAGGCAGCATCAAGATTGCTCAAGGGTTCATCCAGCAACAAAACCTCAGGATCAAGTACAAGCGCCCGGGCCAGCGCCACCCGTTGACGCTGCCCTCCCGATATCTCTTTGGGATACCGGTTTTCAAGGTCCCGCAGCCCAAGCATAGAAACTGCCCACTGAAGTTTCTCCTCAAGTTTTTCGGGTGTCGCTTTTTTAATTTTCAGACCAAAAAGGATATTTGATCTGACAGTCATGTGTGGAAACAACGCATAGCTCTGAAATACCATGGCAATTCGCCGCTCCTGAGGAGGAATGGTATTATATCTCCTGTTGTTGATTAGCAAATCGCCCTTGTCGATACTTTCAAGCCCCGCTATCATTCGTAAGAGGGTTGTTTTTCCACACCCCGATGGTCCCAGAAGAGTAATAAACTCACCATCTTTAACCTCGAGACTGAGATTGTCGATGATCCTGCGATCATTTAATTTTTTGGAAATATTTTTAAGAACAACATCGGCCATAATTGTAACTTTATTTAATAGCCCCGGTTGTTATCCCTGCGCTCATATGCTTTTGCAGCATCAGAGAAAAGATAA includes the following:
- a CDS encoding ATP-binding cassette domain-containing protein, which translates into the protein MADVVLKNISKKLNDRRIIDNLSLEVKDGEFITLLGPSGCGKTTLLRMIAGLESIDKGDLLINNRRYNTIPPQERRIAMVFQSYALFPHMTVRSNILFGLKIKKATPEKLEEKLQWAVSMLGLRDLENRYPKEISGGQRQRVALARALVLDPEVLLLDEPLSNLDAALREMAMEELKRIHQQVGKTIIYVTHNQVEAMTMSERIALLCRGVLEQYDEPRLVYDHPKTMFSARFIGSPVMNFIDGTVAEKDSHIGVETQIGFLALDRQRAEKAVSFMNRPVKVGIRPQNISYLEHRAARRYSDTSFYMTVELIESLGDRSLIVGKSENDVTLRFLITREADIQLNQKVNVFVDGRRVHLFDIEKQVNIFDSDFVE